Proteins encoded in a region of the Eulemur rufifrons isolate Redbay chromosome 15, OSU_ERuf_1, whole genome shotgun sequence genome:
- the PPARD gene encoding peroxisome proliferator-activated receptor delta isoform X1: MEQPQEEAPEFREEEEKEEVAEAEGAPELNGGPEHTLPSSSYTDLSQSSSPPSLLDQLQMGCDGASSGSLNMECRVCGDKASGFHYGVHACEGCKGFFRRTIRMKLEYDKCERSCKIQKKNRNKCQYCRFQKCLALGMSHNAIRFGRMPEAEKRKLVAGLTASEGSQHNPQVADLKAFSKHIYNAYLKNFNMTKKKARSILTGKASHTAPFVIHDIETLWQAEKGLVWKQLVNGLPPYKEISVHVFYRCQCTTVETVRELTEFAKSIPSFSSLFLNDQVTLLKYGVHEAIFAMLASIVNKDGLLVANGSGFVTREFLRSLRKPFGDIIEPKFEFAVKFNALELDDSDLALFIAAIILCGDRPGLMNVPQVEAIQDTILRALEFHLQANHPDAQYLFPKLLQKMADLRQLVTEHAQLMQRIKKTETETSLHPLLQEIYKDMY; this comes from the exons ATGGAGCAGCCACAGGAGGAGGCCCCTGAGTTccgggaagaggaggagaaagaggaagtggcagaggcagaaggagccCCAGAGCTCAACGGGGGACCAGAGCATACACTTCCTTCCAGCAGCTACACAG ACCTCTCCCagagctcctccccaccctcGCTGCTGGACCAGCTGCAGATGGGCTGTGACGGGGCCTCGAGTGGCAGCCTCAACATGGAGTGCCGGGTGTGCGGGGACAAGGCCTCAGGTTTCCACTATGGTGTTCATGCATGTGAGGGGTGCAAG GGCTTCTTCCGTCGGACGATCCGCATGAAGCTGGAGTACGACAAGTGTGAGCGGAGCTGCAAGATCCAGAAGAAGAACCGCAACAAGTGCCAGTACTGCCGCTTCCAGAAATGCCTGGCACTGGGCATGTCACACAATG CCATCCGCTTTGGCCGGATGCCGGAGGCTGAGAAGAGGAAGCTGGTGGCGGGGCTGACGGCAAGCGAGGGGAGCCAGCACAACCCCCAGGTGGCTGACCTGAAGGCCTTCTCCAAGCACATCTACAACGCCTACCTGAAAAACTTCAACATGACCAAAAAGAAGGCCCGCAGCATCCTCACCGGCAAAGCCAGCCACACAGCG CCCTTTGTGATCCACGACATCGAGACATTGTGGCAGGCAGAGAAGGGCCTTGTGTGGAAGCAGCTGGTGAACGGCCTGCCGCCCTACAAGGAGATCAGCGTGCACGTCTTCTACCGCTGCCAGTGCACCACGGTGGAGACCGTGCGGGAGCTCACCGAGTTCGCCAAGAGCATCCCCAGCTTCAGCAGCCTCTTCCTCAACGACCAGGTGACCCTTCTCAAGTACGGCGTGCACGAGGCCATCTTCGCCATGCTGGCCTCCATTGTCAACAAGGATGGGCTGCTGGTGGCCAACGGCAGTGGCTTTGTCACTCGTGAGTTCCTGCGAAGCCTCCGCAAGCCCTTCGGTGACATTATTGAGCCCAAGTTCGAGTTTGCTGTCAAGTTCAATGCCCTGGAACTTGACGACAGTGACCTGGCCCTGTTCATCGCAGCCATCATTCTGTGCGGAG ACCGGCCAGGCCTCATGAACGTGCCACAGGTAGAGGCCATCCAGGACACCATCCTGCGAGCCCTCGAGTTCCACCTGCAGGCCAACCACCCCGACGCCCAGTACCTCTTCCCCAAGCTGCTGCAGAAGATGGCTGACCTGCGGCAGCTGGTCACCGAGCACGCCCAGCTGATGCAGCGCATCAAGAAGACCGAGACCGAGACCTCGCTGCACCCCCTGCTCCAGGAGATCTACAAGGACATGTACTGA
- the PPARD gene encoding peroxisome proliferator-activated receptor delta isoform X3, translating to MEQPQEEAPEFREEEEKEEVAEAEGAPELNGGPEHTLPSSSYTAIRFGRMPEAEKRKLVAGLTASEGSQHNPQVADLKAFSKHIYNAYLKNFNMTKKKARSILTGKASHTAPFVIHDIETLWQAEKGLVWKQLVNGLPPYKEISVHVFYRCQCTTVETVRELTEFAKSIPSFSSLFLNDQVTLLKYGVHEAIFAMLASIVNKDGLLVANGSGFVTREFLRSLRKPFGDIIEPKFEFAVKFNALELDDSDLALFIAAIILCGDRPGLMNVPQVEAIQDTILRALEFHLQANHPDAQYLFPKLLQKMADLRQLVTEHAQLMQRIKKTETETSLHPLLQEIYKDMY from the exons ATGGAGCAGCCACAGGAGGAGGCCCCTGAGTTccgggaagaggaggagaaagaggaagtggcagaggcagaaggagccCCAGAGCTCAACGGGGGACCAGAGCATACACTTCCTTCCAGCAGCTACACAG CCATCCGCTTTGGCCGGATGCCGGAGGCTGAGAAGAGGAAGCTGGTGGCGGGGCTGACGGCAAGCGAGGGGAGCCAGCACAACCCCCAGGTGGCTGACCTGAAGGCCTTCTCCAAGCACATCTACAACGCCTACCTGAAAAACTTCAACATGACCAAAAAGAAGGCCCGCAGCATCCTCACCGGCAAAGCCAGCCACACAGCG CCCTTTGTGATCCACGACATCGAGACATTGTGGCAGGCAGAGAAGGGCCTTGTGTGGAAGCAGCTGGTGAACGGCCTGCCGCCCTACAAGGAGATCAGCGTGCACGTCTTCTACCGCTGCCAGTGCACCACGGTGGAGACCGTGCGGGAGCTCACCGAGTTCGCCAAGAGCATCCCCAGCTTCAGCAGCCTCTTCCTCAACGACCAGGTGACCCTTCTCAAGTACGGCGTGCACGAGGCCATCTTCGCCATGCTGGCCTCCATTGTCAACAAGGATGGGCTGCTGGTGGCCAACGGCAGTGGCTTTGTCACTCGTGAGTTCCTGCGAAGCCTCCGCAAGCCCTTCGGTGACATTATTGAGCCCAAGTTCGAGTTTGCTGTCAAGTTCAATGCCCTGGAACTTGACGACAGTGACCTGGCCCTGTTCATCGCAGCCATCATTCTGTGCGGAG ACCGGCCAGGCCTCATGAACGTGCCACAGGTAGAGGCCATCCAGGACACCATCCTGCGAGCCCTCGAGTTCCACCTGCAGGCCAACCACCCCGACGCCCAGTACCTCTTCCCCAAGCTGCTGCAGAAGATGGCTGACCTGCGGCAGCTGGTCACCGAGCACGCCCAGCTGATGCAGCGCATCAAGAAGACCGAGACCGAGACCTCGCTGCACCCCCTGCTCCAGGAGATCTACAAGGACATGTACTGA
- the PPARD gene encoding peroxisome proliferator-activated receptor delta isoform X2 — translation MHQRDLSQSSSPPSLLDQLQMGCDGASSGSLNMECRVCGDKASGFHYGVHACEGCKGFFRRTIRMKLEYDKCERSCKIQKKNRNKCQYCRFQKCLALGMSHNAIRFGRMPEAEKRKLVAGLTASEGSQHNPQVADLKAFSKHIYNAYLKNFNMTKKKARSILTGKASHTAPFVIHDIETLWQAEKGLVWKQLVNGLPPYKEISVHVFYRCQCTTVETVRELTEFAKSIPSFSSLFLNDQVTLLKYGVHEAIFAMLASIVNKDGLLVANGSGFVTREFLRSLRKPFGDIIEPKFEFAVKFNALELDDSDLALFIAAIILCGDRPGLMNVPQVEAIQDTILRALEFHLQANHPDAQYLFPKLLQKMADLRQLVTEHAQLMQRIKKTETETSLHPLLQEIYKDMY, via the exons ACCTCTCCCagagctcctccccaccctcGCTGCTGGACCAGCTGCAGATGGGCTGTGACGGGGCCTCGAGTGGCAGCCTCAACATGGAGTGCCGGGTGTGCGGGGACAAGGCCTCAGGTTTCCACTATGGTGTTCATGCATGTGAGGGGTGCAAG GGCTTCTTCCGTCGGACGATCCGCATGAAGCTGGAGTACGACAAGTGTGAGCGGAGCTGCAAGATCCAGAAGAAGAACCGCAACAAGTGCCAGTACTGCCGCTTCCAGAAATGCCTGGCACTGGGCATGTCACACAATG CCATCCGCTTTGGCCGGATGCCGGAGGCTGAGAAGAGGAAGCTGGTGGCGGGGCTGACGGCAAGCGAGGGGAGCCAGCACAACCCCCAGGTGGCTGACCTGAAGGCCTTCTCCAAGCACATCTACAACGCCTACCTGAAAAACTTCAACATGACCAAAAAGAAGGCCCGCAGCATCCTCACCGGCAAAGCCAGCCACACAGCG CCCTTTGTGATCCACGACATCGAGACATTGTGGCAGGCAGAGAAGGGCCTTGTGTGGAAGCAGCTGGTGAACGGCCTGCCGCCCTACAAGGAGATCAGCGTGCACGTCTTCTACCGCTGCCAGTGCACCACGGTGGAGACCGTGCGGGAGCTCACCGAGTTCGCCAAGAGCATCCCCAGCTTCAGCAGCCTCTTCCTCAACGACCAGGTGACCCTTCTCAAGTACGGCGTGCACGAGGCCATCTTCGCCATGCTGGCCTCCATTGTCAACAAGGATGGGCTGCTGGTGGCCAACGGCAGTGGCTTTGTCACTCGTGAGTTCCTGCGAAGCCTCCGCAAGCCCTTCGGTGACATTATTGAGCCCAAGTTCGAGTTTGCTGTCAAGTTCAATGCCCTGGAACTTGACGACAGTGACCTGGCCCTGTTCATCGCAGCCATCATTCTGTGCGGAG ACCGGCCAGGCCTCATGAACGTGCCACAGGTAGAGGCCATCCAGGACACCATCCTGCGAGCCCTCGAGTTCCACCTGCAGGCCAACCACCCCGACGCCCAGTACCTCTTCCCCAAGCTGCTGCAGAAGATGGCTGACCTGCGGCAGCTGGTCACCGAGCACGCCCAGCTGATGCAGCGCATCAAGAAGACCGAGACCGAGACCTCGCTGCACCCCCTGCTCCAGGAGATCTACAAGGACATGTACTGA